In Sesamum indicum cultivar Zhongzhi No. 13 linkage group LG8, S_indicum_v1.0, whole genome shotgun sequence, the sequence ATTTTATGTATCAGGACCGCAACGAATCTTACCAAGCTGCACTTATGGAGATCAGAAATGTCCTGAAATGTGTCTGCGATACCCATAAGTTGCCTTTGGCACAGACGTGGGCTCCTTGTGTTCAACAAGGTAAAGGTGGCTGCCGGCACTCAGACGAGAATTACACACAATGTGTTTCAACAGTCGACACTGCCTGTTATGTCGCTGATCAACAAGTTTCTACTTTTCATGAGGCATGTTCTGAGCACCACTTGCTCAAAGGCGAAGGTGTTGCTGGCAAAGCTTTCCTAACAAATCAACCGTGTTTTGCTGAGGACATAACAGCTTTTAGCAAGACAGAGTATCCTCTCGCACATCATGCTCGGGTGTTTAACTTGTGTGCTGCTGTAGCAATACGACTCAGAAGTACATATACTGGGGCAGCTGATTTTGTTTTAGAACTCTTCTTGCCGCTAAATTGCAAAGATGTTGAAGATCAGAGGTGGATGCTTGACTCATTATCATCTGTTATACAACGAACTTGCCAGAGTTTACGTGTAGTTACGGATCAGGAGTTGGCTCGGGAAACATCAGGCAGAGGAATAGCTGGTAAATCAGATGGTGAGAATCACCCAAGGTTGGTAACTTCTCCTTCCGAAGAACCATCTCCTGTTGCTTCGTCTTGTATCAGGCACGTGGTCGATTCCCAGCACAAGGGAAAACGAATTGCTGCTTCTTTGGGTCATCACAAAGAGGAACTGGGGGAATTCAAGGTGACAACCCAATGGGATAACTCAGGGTCGGACTTCCATTATTCGCCAGCTTTTTCAGAGCATGAGCAGCCCCAGCAGGACTCGGGACCTAAACCAAGTGGTGATGTTACTGGAAATTTTTTCTTGGCTGGTGGGGATCTTCCTGTAGGTCCTAAAACAAATCCTGAGAAGAGAAGGACAAAGATTGAGAAGACTATTAGCCTGCAAGTACTTAGGAAGTATTTTGCGGGGAGCCTAAAAGATGCTGCCAAGAACATTGGAGGTATGGCAATACCTCACAGCACACATAATCCGGTTGCTAAAAATGGAATTTTACTGATTTACAGCATTCTCAAAGAGCAGCATTCTTTTAGTTGACAGCGTATGCCATAGGAACATCAATGCTTatcaattatgatattatttgatatggGTACTTTATTCTCTGGACAAATTGTGGTGTTTTGCTTTGGTCTTGACTTCTTACCGGATGCTCCTTACAATGTTGTTCCTTTTCATTGACGAGTCTGATGAACTTGTTTTCCTTAATATTCGTTATGGACATTAAACCCAGTCAGTGCAAATTGTGCTTTCTAGACTTCATTAAGCTTTTGAGATGAGACttgatatgaaaatatgaataGAAAATAAGCAAGTATTCTTCAGAGCTACTGGTGAAGTGATACATTCAAGAGAAGTACCTTAAAAGATCTACTTCTCCCAGTCCTTCCCCTCAGATTCCCACACTTCTGCCATCTTGAATATCAGCTGCAATGTCATGATAAAAGCAACCTTTCCTAGTCAATTTGTTTACTAATCGTTGCTTCTCTTAACCTTTTATGCTACTTATTCAACAGTATAGGATTATCACAGCCTTGttcgcatatatatatatatatgtatatttcctgcaatattttttttatttatggctTCTATTTGTGGAGCTGTGGTCGGTATGTTATTCATGAGTTTAGGGAtactatatctatatctataatatatatcaaagcTCAAGGCCTTAAAGTAACTACTTTTGGTAGATAAAATATGAGTTATAtcatttacaaataataatatctttaattaattacttattcACATTTAAGGCTAAATCTATTTTATCAGTTTTCATCAAtcattcattatattttttctattttatttaactaaatagatataacaaaaatttaaattatgcacaCACATCTTCGATTACTAGTGTATTTAATGTTTCGTATAGTATGCTTCAAATCTAATCCCAGCCCACTAGAGGTTTTTATAATCTATTGTATTCCTACTGCAGTGTGTCCGACTACCTTGAAAAGAATATGCAGGCAGCACGGAATAACTCGATGGCCTTCTAGAAAGATCAAGAAAGTTGGTCACTCATTGAGGAAGCTTCAACTTGTGATAGATTCAGTACAAGGTGCTGAGGGTTCTATTCAGCTGCAGCCACTTACAAATGTCAGAGATGAATGATCAGCTGCAACAGGTGAATACCCAGCCTGTAGGCACCTTGATAAGTCCTGTAACCACTGCTTCAAAATCACCTTCTTCCTCTGGCAGCCACAGTTCAAGTTCAAGTTACTGTTGTTCTACTGGGGTGAAGCAGTCATCTTTCCCTGTAACTGGATCCAGTAGTGGAGAAGCTTTATCAGCAGAACACACTGGAGAGATGCTAAAGAGAGCACGTAGTGATGCAGAATTGCATGACTTGGGCCAAGAGGAAACAAAGCTTTTAGTTCGATCATACAGCCATAAGATTTTCAGTAACCATGCTCCCAATGAGACTCCACAGGTGCCTAAAAATAGCAGCAAGGTATATGATGTGGGTATGTTTAGAGTAAAAGCTACttttggggaagaaaagaTCCGTTTGAGTCTGCAACAACACTGGGGTTTCATAGACTTACAGCAAGAGGTCTTTAGGCGTTTTAACTTAGACACTAAAAGCAGTAGATTTGATCTAAAATATCTGGACGATGACTCAGAGTGGGTGCTTTTGACTTGTGATGCTGATCTTGAAGAATGTATAGATATACACAGATCGTCCAAGAACCGAACAATTAAACTGTCCCTCAATCAAGTCTATAATCCAAGTCTCGGAAGCTCATTTGGTAGTAATGGCCCATATTAAAGGTGACTTTTACaacaaaataagtatgtttCTTGTGTCTTGAAGTTGGATCACTTCAAAGGGATGACAAGCTGTTTTTGTTCCCTCCTTAACGGGTGTCAGAAAGTTCAGGACGTAGTAATGCTTGCTCAATGAATGGCTATGTTTACAGCCATCTGCCATATTTGTAGATCAGTTGAAGTGGGACAGGTATTGTAGCGCTATCTTTTTTGGGTGCTAAGGTCAGATTTATTTTGGAGTGTTCTTCtcgtttgtataattatttgtagtAACGTCATTGACACATTTACGTACCATACTATGTACAAAGATTTCCATTAAGCATCTGTTTTTCAAGGCTCCACATGTGTTATCTTTCCATTTTATTCTTGCAAAGCATGATCACCATTCTCCCCTTCTCCTTGACTCATTGATGATGTTTATGGATAATTTGTAGCATATGCTGTCAAGTTATATCCCGAATCTGAAGCTCAGAGCAGAACAACTCCATCTTTTGGTAACAGCAGCTGGTGTTCGCTTAACTGATACCACAATACTGATACCGCTTTCGGCATTcaggaaaagaataaaaaaaaaaaagaagaaataaagaaataaaggaAAGAACAAAGTTGACAACAAAATTACACAGGAAAAATGTGGGGATTGAAAATAGGAAACAATTGAGACAGTTACATTATGCCGAAAACGATGTTGATGCTGATGCTGTAGTCATGACATTTATTTGCTTTCTTGTACTCGCAAAGATGAAAAATAGGACTCCGGAAATTACAAAAAGGTGCCCTGTCTTCCTAGAAATTTCAAGCTAGGATAGATAACATGACTCcctagaagaaaaaagaagaaatcatCAGCAGATTGCACAACTTGCTGGCCCTCTCCAATTGTCGTTTCCGCAGGCAATGATGGTCGTCAGCTGGTTACGCTGCAGGATTTTGCCTTCAGTTTTGCAACTATGTAAAAAATCACCACCTAACATGGTCAACGCTCCCAAGTTTCCTTCAACTCCAGTCAACATTTCATTACTTGCCCCAGAAGTACGTAGCTCTTTGGTATTTGTTGAGAAAGACGGCTATTTAATATGTGAGCTTGTCACAACCAAGGAAAATaggaatgataaaatttagCCTTCCACTCACAGCTACTGCTCCAAAGTTTCACTAGCAGCACTTAGCCTCAATCTGACAAAAACATAGAAACCTCACCTACGCATGAGGCTAATTTGGGCATGAGATTAGCATCACAAGAATGTTGTCTGcagaataaatacaaatagaTTCACTAGTGACACATTACCTCATTTGGTGAAGAATTTCATGTATAGTGCCACATGGTGCTAGTCTTTTGCATGTACTCCAGTTTCTATTAGTTCTGCATGCACTCCAGGTTCATGACCATGATGTAGCTGCGGCAGTCCAGAACAAAAATTGCATCATGAGCACCAAGCTAAatatagaaaaggaaaaaaaaaaaggagagataTGAAATATACAGAAGAATTATTGGAGAAGTATGCATAAATGTTGTATATGCATATAGGTCGATATACAAAGGAGACCGGGTCAGAGAAACCATGctttagaataaaaatgtcttcctttttttttttcctttcattctggggggggggggggggcaagAATCAACACATACCCTGGGTGAATTAATTTGAGAACTTACTGTAAGGTGTCTTCTTTGTCCACACCTTAAGTTAGCTACAGTGAAGACATTTTCACAGCTGATGATAAGAGATATATGGTCATCATTTCTGAGCTTGACTGTTGACATTCAGCTGACTCCTATATAAGACCACACCTTGAGCACACAACACACTTAGATAGCAGCATCCAAGtcatcaagaaaatcatttttccTGGCTTGATAATATGACAAGTTTCCATGACCCCAGCCTTTCTGCACTCGCTTCAGAGTTTTCA encodes:
- the LOC105169857 gene encoding LOW QUALITY PROTEIN: protein NLP2 (The sequence of the model RefSeq protein was modified relative to this genomic sequence to represent the inferred CDS: deleted 1 base in 1 codon); the encoded protein is MEDGAFTPNTMLSESDSPIDFNLMDQLLYDGFWLETTDESSFWHPCPTSTTTSTDFTSSSFVFPTSHTNIHTSNTTPHQDTSLKQSHKSVTFGPPSLTYPLMDDFSQNHQPSLPLVSSNQSTNFLVQDTQVSRRLWVGPNTSPIRNVSLKKRLVQAINHLKDSIRDKDVLIQIWVPVKKGGRQVLTTNNQPFSLNPNCKNLADYRDVSRSYQFAADEGSKEFTGLPGRVFLNKLPEWTPDVRFFKREEYPRVNHAQQYDVRGSLALPVFEQGSGNCLGVVEIVTTSQKVNYRPELENVCKALEAVDLKSSDILNPPNIEDRNESYQAALMEIRNVLKCVCDTHKLPLAQTWAPCVQQGKGGCRHSDENYTQCVSTVDTACYVADQQVSTFHEACSEHHLLKGEGVAGKAFLTNQPCFAEDITAFSKTEYPLAHHARVFNLCAAVAIRLRSTYTGAADFVLELFLPLNCKDVEDQRWMLDSLSSVIQRTCQSLRVVTDQELARETSGRGIAGKSDGENHPRLVTSPSEEPSPVASSCIRHVVDSQHKGKRIAASLGHHKEELGEFKVTTQWDNSGSDFHYSPAFSEHEQPQQDSGPKPSGDVTGNFFLAGGDLPVGPKTNPEKRRTKIEKTISLQVLRKYFAGSLKDAAKNIGVCPTTLKRICRQHGITRWPSRKIKKVGHSLRKLQLVIDSVQGAEGSIQLQPLTNVRDNDQLQQVNTQPVGTLISPVTTASKSPSSSGSHSSSSSYCCSTGVKQSSFPVTGSSSGEALSAEHTGEMLKRARSDAELHDLGQEETKLLVRSYSHKIFSNHAPNETPQVPKNSSKVYDVGMFRVKATFGEEKIRLSLQQHWGFIDLQQEVFRRFNLDTKSSRFDLKYLDDDSEWVLLTCDADLEECIDIHRSSKNRTIKLSLNQVYNPSLGSSFGSNGPY